The following coding sequences lie in one Caloenas nicobarica isolate bCalNic1 chromosome 13, bCalNic1.hap1, whole genome shotgun sequence genomic window:
- the SPARC gene encoding SPARC, translating into MRAWIFFLLCLAGKALAAPQEALPDETEVIEDPTTEEPVGANPVQVEVGEFEEPTEDVEEIVAENPCQNHHCKHGKVCEVDDNNSPMCVCQDPSSCPATAGVFEKVCGTDNKTYDSSCHFFATKCTLEGTKKGHKLHLDYIGPCKFIPACLDTELTEFPLRMRDWLKNVLITLYERDEDNNLLTEKQKLKVKKIHENEKRLEAGDHTVELLARDFEKNYNMYIFPVHWQFGQLDQHPIDGYLSHTELAPLRAPLIPMEHCTTRFFEACDLDNDKYIALEEWASCFGIKEQDIDKDLVI; encoded by the exons ATGAGggcctggatttttttccttctctgcctggCAGGCAAAGCCCTGGCAGCTCCA caggaggcTCTCCCCGATGAGACAGAGGTCATCGAAGACCCCACCACAGAG GAGCCTGTGGGGGCTAACCCCGTCCAGGTGGAGGTGGGAGAGTTCGAGGAACCAACGGAGGATGTAGAGGAGATCGTTGCAGAGA aCCCCTGCCAGAACCACCACTGCAAGCACGGCAAGGTGTGCGAGGTGGATGACAACAACTCACCCATGTGTGTGTGCCAGGACCCGTCCAGCTGCCCAGCCACCGCCGGCGTCTTCGAGAAG GTCTGTGGCACCGACAACAAGACCTACGACTCCTCCTGCCACTTCTTTGCCACCAAGTGCACCTTGGAGGGAACCAAGAAGGGACACAAGCTGCACCTGGACTACATTGGGCCTTGCAAAT TCATCCCCGCCTGCCTGGACACAGAGCTGACCGAGTTCCCTCTGCGCATGCGGGACTGGCTCAAGAACGTGCTCATCACCCTGTACGAGCGTGATGAGGACAACAACCTGCTGACCgagaagcagaagctgaag GTGAAGAAAATCCACGAGAACGAGAAGCGCCTGGAGGCTGGCGACCACACTGTGGAGCTGCTGGCCCGTGACTTTGAGAAGAACTACAACATGTACATCTTCCCCGTGCACTGGCAGTTCGGGCAGCTGGACCAGCACCCCATTGATGG GTACCTGTCCCACACCGAGCTGGCCCCGCTCCGTGCCCCACTCATCCCCATGGAGCACTGCACCACCCGCTTCTTCGAGGCTTGTGACCTGGACAATGACAAGTACATCGCCCTGGAGGAGTGGGCCAGCTGCTTCGGCATTAAGGAGC AGGACATAGACAAGGATCTTGTGATCTAA